Genomic segment of Vulpes lagopus strain Blue_001 chromosome 7, ASM1834538v1, whole genome shotgun sequence:
GCCTCTATTATAACACTCCACCAACTGGACTCTCATTGTCTGCTTGCCTGACTCTCTAACCAAACTCTGAGCATCCTGAGGgcaggagtttttttgtttttttgttttgttttgttttgttttttattaactcATGGTGTCCCTGGCACTCAGCACAGTACTGAGCCTTCGTGGCACTCAGTAAACAGCTGCTAGGATAAACAAGCCAGGAACCTCTCTTAATTCTGTATCTTATGCACCCAGGACAGTGCAACAAAGATAgactgaatgaatattttttggcTTTCAAGTCAAACAATCAAGAAATAGTTGTGGttcactgtgtgccaagcactgtggtAGGCATTGGGAAATTACAGGAGACAGCACAGACCCAACCCTGCATCCTGGAAGAAGAGCACTGGATGATTTCAATAAACTCAAGCATGTTATGTAAATCACCATAACCTAATTTAATGGATATTTACATACCAAGCAACTGCAAGTGTACTTTCATTTCAAGTGCATATAGAATGTGGATCAAGATGTGCTGGGCCACTAAGCAAAATATCAATACATTTCAAGGGACTGAAATTATATAGAGTACATTCTATGACCACAATGGagttaaattgaaaaaataactaACAATAAGCTATCAAAAAATCCCAAATGTTtggaaatggacacatttctaaataatgtaTGAGTCATAGAAAAAATtcacaagggaaataaaatatctctAACTTAAGCACAATATAGGTCACAATGTGTGAGATGCTGTTAAAGCAGTACTTGGATATAAATATGTagctttaaatgcttatatttgagataaagttttaaaatcaatgaTCTAAGCTTCCATCTTCAGAAGCTAAGAAGAGTCGATGAAACATAAGgtaaatagaagaaataataaataaaaataagacaaaaagcaatgaaatccaaaacagaaaataaagggacagctgggtggctcagcagttgagcgtctgccttccactcagggcgtgatcccatagtccagggatcaagtcccacattgggctcactgtgtggcgcctgctcctctctctgcctatgtctctgcctctctctgtgtgtctctcatgaataaataaataagtaaagtcttaaacaaaacagaagcagaaaatagagaaaaataacaaagccaAAAGCTAATACTTTGAAAAGATTGAGAAAACTGATTAACCCCTAGCAGactattcaagaaaaaaaaaataaataaatgaaaaaaaaattaaaaaaaaaatgaggcacttgggtggctctagtttaagcatctgcctttggctcggggcatcaaccctggggtcctggggtcgagtcccatatcgggctccccacagggagactgcttctccttctgcctatgtctctgcctctctctctgtgtctctcatgactaaaaaaataaaatcttaaaaaaagaaaagactattcaagaaaaaagagaaaaaacatgttACCATTGAAAGAGGGGACATCGCTACAGACcctacagacattaaaaggataaaaaaggagtctgaagtgttttattttttttatttttatttttaaatgtttcttttttttttttttttttttttaatttatgatagtcacagagagatagagagagaggcagagacacaggcagagggagaagcaggctccatgcaccgggagcccgacgtgggattcgatcccgggtctccaggatcgcgccctgggccaaaggcaggcgccaaaccgctgcgccacccagggatccctgaagtgtTTTATACTGATAAGTTctacaacttagatgaaataaattctttgaaaacataagcaggctaattttaatttaatgaaattacAAGGCTCTGTAGTATAATTTAGCAAGGAAATTTTTCTAAGTCCAGAGGAATCTGGAAAGATTTCACAGAAGTGATATTTAACCTGAAAGATAAGTGGAATTTTACCAGATTAATAGAATTGCACCCCAGGCAGGAgagacagcatgtgcaaaggtcctgaagTTGGAATGAACTTTGGGTATCCAAATTAAAAAGTCCACCACGATggcccttttttgttgtttagtgACCATACACTTCTATCCTTCCCTGGTGTAAACCTCCAGGTGGACCTGCTTGACTTGAGCAGAAATGTTGAGAGACCAAAGCAAACTTACTTGATAAGACAGACCTTTGGAAGTTTCTGGGCTGTAAACAGGAGGCAATTCCCTCAGTTTTGAAGCTAGTGTTCCCTTTTGCCTGGATGATGCTGCTCCTATGGCCTCACACTGGCAGCACTCACACCTCTCTAGGCATTGCACTTCGTATCATGAGTTCTTTGGATCTAATATCTGCAACTCTTAGCCCCGTTCTACAGAGCAGCAAGGTGAGGCTTCAGAGAAAGATGTTGTTGCCTGAGATGACAGAGATCAAGCACTAACCACTGTGCTCTACCAACCACCACCCAACAGGTGTCTCAACTTTGGAACTGGTTGGGCTGGGGCTTGTGTCTTGGGCATGGATTTCCCAAACAGCCCACGGTCCCTTCCTCATGCCAGCTAGAAATTCTCTTCATAgggagaaaatacacacacacacacacacacacacacacacacatacacacatacacacacctgacCATCTTAGCCTTTTGTCTTTCCTCCCATCTCTGCAGAACAGTGTCCACCAAAGTGCAGCGAGATGCCAGGATCTGATGTGTGTCcgtggaaggggtggggagaggagagagtccCTTTCGGcagctgagtgtgtgtgtgcaactTCCTGCCAGTGAGGAAACATTCGTTCAAATCAGCCCTGGTTCTCCTTTCCCTGCTCTGGCCTCACAGGAGGAGTTGGCGGTAAGCCGTGGGCCTCACTGGCCTCAGCCAGATTTCCCTGGCCAAACTCGGGAGGAGAGATGCCCTGGACTGTCCTGCTCTTTGCAGCCGGTGAGCCTGAGGCCCCCTGcaccgcccccaccccgctcccaccacccctgcccacctggcctcTGCTCTGGAGGCAGAAAGCCGCACAGGGCTGCCCTCCCCGGGTGCTGGAGGAGGCAGGACCCTGACAGATTTGCCCCAGAGCTCTGGCTCTGCCCCAGGAGCATGGCTTTCTCTTAGTGAGCCCCTCATCACCCCCACATCAAGGATGTCAGAAATCCCACCCCGCTGGGGACAGCGGTGCCCACGCCCCATGACTCAGCCCTGCTTGGCTTCTATGGGCTCCTACCTCCAGAGCGGGGGTGATAGAAGGATCTGcttgggggaagggggggcaaAGGTCTGGAGGAGACCTCACCTGAGTGAGAGACACTCTGCTCAGgagcctgggggcacctggggagacACTGGTACCTCCTATAGGAAGCTGTACCCCCAAGTCCCAAATCCTCACCACAGCCAGGGAAAAAGGAGAGCCCCTTTGTTCTCTGCTCCTCCTGTTCTTTCCTTGGCTCATCCCCTCCAGCTGCCCTGGCCTCCTGGAAGACCTCATACCCCTTCCACCCTCCCAGCATTTGCCCGTGCCCTTccctttctgcctggaatgctctccgCTAGCTCTTCCTAGGTCACCTCTTCAGGGAAGCCCTCCGTGGCCTCTGCAGCCAATGCAGCCTTCCCATTACCCTGTCCGATGTGTGGCGCGGGGCTTCTTGGCTCCTTGAGAACATCAGATCCCCGAGGCAggcatgtctgtctgtctatcttgTCCATGTTCTGTCCCCAGCACCTAAATCAGGGCCTGGCATATAGTGAGTGCTGTTGACTGAAGGAGTAAGAGAATAATCGCATTGCTATGTAATAACCACTGCGATTATAATAAAATGACTTAAATGCACTGCCGCCCTCCCACGAGCTAGTACCTGAACCCCTCAACATAGCAACGGGGTAGGGTTGATTGTCTACTTGCAAATAAAaagcaaggggcacctgagtggctcagtggttgagcagctgcctttggctcaggtcgtgatctcagggtcctgagatcgagtcccgcgtcaggctccctgcatgagagagagcctctccctctgcctgtgtctgtgcctctctctctgtgcctctcatgaataaagcaatgaaatcttaaaaaaaaaaaagaaagaaagaaagaaagaaagaaagaagaaagaaagaaaaagaaagaaagaagaaagaaagagaagaaagaaagaaagaaagaaagaaagaaagaaagaaagaaagaaagaaagaaagaaagaaagaaagaaaaaaagcaaggccCAGAAGGGGTCAGccacttgcccaagaccacacagccagAAAATGCCTCTGCTCTCACCGCTCACCCTGCCTCCCTTCTTCTGCATTCCAGGCTCCTTGGCAATCCCAGCGCCGTCCATCCTGCTGGTGCCCCCACACCCCAGCAGCCAAGAAGACCCCATCCACATTGCCTGTGTCGCCCCTGGGGGCTTCCCGGGGGCAAATTTCACACTGTACCGTGGAGGGCAGGTGGTCCAGTTCCTGCAGGCACCCGCAGACCAGCTTAGGGTCACTTTCAACGTGACTGGAGGTGACAGGGAGGCTCCAGGGGGCACATTTTGCTGCCAGTATGGAGTGCTGGCTGAGCACAGGCAGGAGCGGCTGTCGGACCTCAGCAAGCCCTTGCAAGTGTCCTTCCCAGGTAAGGCCCTCCCCCCGGCCGGGGCCCACGGCTCCTTTGCTCACCCCGGAGCCTTTGCTcgggctcttccctctgctcgGAAGTCTTTGTGGGACTCAGCTTTCCTTGATTAATTCTCACAGTCATCCCACGCGATGGGTTCAGCAAgtctccccattttgcagagaagTAAACTGAGGCAGAAGACACAAGGGGCCTTGGCCCAGTCACACAGCTGGGgggcagcagagctggggttcTGCGGGCTCCAGTATCTAGGCGTTAAACCTCCACACCCTGCTGCACCCTCCCCTCCACGTAACATTTTTGAGCACCTCCTATGCACTAGGCTTTGTACTTGGCCCCGGGGTTCAGCAGTGAGTGAAACAAGGTCCCCCATCCCCCGTCCCCCAGCTGACATTCTGAGGGGACGCAGACAGATgagaagcagggagtccaataaaTATTCCATGTGCCATCAGGggataaataaaacagcaagGACAAAGTACACCCCGTGAAGGATGTCATTTCAAATACAGAGGAGAGTGGCCAGGGAAAACTTCTCTGAGgcagtgacatttgagcaaagacctgaatGATAAGGAGCCAGCCATGTGGGTATCTGCGACCAGAggctcccaggcagagggagcgggctgtgcaaaggccctgaggctggcgCGTGTCTGGTGTGTTTGAGGAACATGGGGGCCCTCTGTAGGGCTGAAGCATAGTGGGCAAGGAGAGAAATTGGGGAAGAAGAAGGCAGGGAGTGGCAAGGAGGATGGTGCAGGGCCGTCGGCGGCCCTGAGGACTTTGGCTCTTCGTCGAAGGAGCCCTGGAAGGCTGATATTTTCCTGTGGTCTTTTCAGGACAGGAGGCTGGGTGTGGGCTCGGGGAtcaaggagcaggagggagggaggagtctCCAGGTAGAGCCTCTGCACCACCATCCATCAGAACTTTCCAGCTGCAAGAGAACTATGTTGCCAGCAGAGGCCCCAGTGGGTTCAGGGGACAGAACAGTCTGTGTCTTTGAGCTCTGCTGTCAAAGGCCGCCTTCTCTCACCTTGGGCCTGTGGTCTcagagtggggaggggacaaCATCCCTCCTGCCCCAGACGGATGAATGAACAAGGGCTGACAGTGTGAAAATACCAAGAATGTGTGTCTGTCTTCCTTGCTGGCTTAGCTCCTCATCTCCGTGGGGATCAGGTCACCTCCTCCTGTCTCCCCTGAGAGACCCCCTCTCCCCAGGGAGGGGCAGCCAAATCCCTTGCCGAAAAATAAACTCTGAAGCTGGAGCTTCATGCTTTTGTGAAGCATGACTTCTGTGTGGATTTCAGGGTCCACCGTAGGGCTGGGGGGTGGATGTCATCTGACCCCCCTGGCTGAAGCCCACAGAACTCTCGGGCTGCCAGTAACAGGAAACCTGACTCAAACTGGCTTCAGCAACAAAAGAGAATGTGCTGGTTTGCCAAACCAAAGTCGGTTTGCATTActggcttcaggcatggctggatccaggtgctCAATCCAGGTGCTCAAAGATGTCAGGAATCATTTGCCAGCTCTCAGCACTGCTTTCTTCTGTATCTTATCCTCAGGCAAGCCCTCCTCTTCCTGGTGTCAAAATTGTGCCCAGTGGCTCCAGAAGTATATCCTACCAGCTTGCTGGCCAGAGGAGTAACTCTCTCTTCCCAGTAGTCTGGCCAAGTCTCAGAATTAGCTCTCATTAGTTCAGCTTTGGTCACATGCCCATCCCTGGACCAATCACCATGCCTGGGGTGGCGATGGGGAGATCTGCTAGTTGCCCAGTCACAAGATTTGCCAGATCCTCAGGGTCTGGCTACACCCAAGTCAAATGGTTGAGCAGTATGGGGGGGTGTAGGGCTGGCTCCCCAAAGGTAATCTGGAGGACAGGTGTCTCACCTTCACCCTGTACCCCCACAATTCCATAACTTGCCTCCTGCCTCTTTTTCTCATGTTCCTCTAGGGCCCACTTGGATACTGGCACTCTCCTTGAGCCTGGCTGGAGTCCTTCTCCTTGCTGGGCTGGTGACCGTTGCTGTGGTGGTCAGGAAAGGTAACAGCAGGCAGAGAAAGTACAGCTCAGGGGCTGCCAGTCTGCAACCTCTGGAATGTGAAAATGAACCCGTACTCAcacccattttttatttttatttttttcacacccattttttaaaaagattttatttatttattcatgagagacacagagagagggaggcagagacacaggcagagggagaagcaggctccatgcagggagcctgaatgggacttgatcctgggaccccaggatcacaccctgggccgaaggcaggtgccaaaccactgagccacccagggatcccctcacaccCATTTTTTAGAAGCATAGCTGGGGAAGTCTTACTCCAAAACTTAGCAGCAAAGAATCCTCCAGAAGTGCAATGTtggtggtggggcaggggcaggtgataaaaatttataaattataaaatatatataacataaagttTAACATTTGAACTTATTTAAGTGTCCGGTTCGGCAATATTAAGTACATCCACTTTGTTATGCAACTGTCCCCACCATTCCTCTCCAGAACTTTGTCCTCTCCcccaactgaaactctgtccccttTAAAGGCTAACTGTCCattcctcctcccagctcctgtCAACCACTGAAgctaacattaaaagaaaaaaaattaggggtgcctggctggctcagtcagtaaagcatgaagctcttga
This window contains:
- the C7H19orf38 gene encoding protein HIDE1 isoform X3, which encodes MPLLSPLTLPPFFCIPGSLAIPAPSILLVPPHPSSQEDPIHIACVAPGGFPGANFTLYRGGQVVQFLQAPADQLRVTFNVTGGDREAPGGTFCCQYGVLAEHRQERLSDLSKPLQVSFPGPTWILALSLSLAGVLLLAGLVTVAVVVRKDMTFDNSLFAISMTMNPEEDAVTVDACSDSTETPGSSGPRKRPTSTSSSPEPPEFSTFRSCQ
- the C7H19orf38 gene encoding protein HIDE1 isoform X2, whose product is MPWTVLLFAAGSLAIPAPSILLVPPHPSSQEDPIHIACVAPGGFPGANFTLYRGGQVVQFLQAPADQLRVTFNVTGGDREAPGGTFCCQYGVLAEHRQERLSDLSKPLQVSFPGPTWILALSLSLAGVLLLAGLVTVAVVVRKVKVRNLQKKRERESCWAQVNFASTDMTFDNSLFAISMTMNPEEDAVTVDACSDSTETPGSSGPRKRPTSTSSSPEPPEFSTFRSCQ
- the C7H19orf38 gene encoding protein HIDE1 isoform X1 yields the protein MPLLSPLTLPPFFCIPGSLAIPAPSILLVPPHPSSQEDPIHIACVAPGGFPGANFTLYRGGQVVQFLQAPADQLRVTFNVTGGDREAPGGTFCCQYGVLAEHRQERLSDLSKPLQVSFPGPTWILALSLSLAGVLLLAGLVTVAVVVRKVKVRNLQKKRERESCWAQVNFASTDMTFDNSLFAISMTMNPEEDAVTVDACSDSTETPGSSGPRKRPTSTSSSPEPPEFSTFRSCQ